The genomic region ATATTCTACCTGAAAAgcaaaaaggattttttttcagtgatggCGGATAGGTTTTTGCTCAGCCGTCCATAATGAATAAAATTAAAGATGTAGTTCATGAGAGTTAGGAAAAACTTGATGACAATGAGTGTTCAGCTTTTGCAGTGGCGTTGAGTTCTGCTTTAAATCTTTCTTTTAATCCATCACTTTTGTCCCCATCTCCGAAAGAGTATATCTGCAGCATATACCGAGGGACGTCATTTGCTTGAAGCTTGGAGTGTCACTACTTCACCCTCTACACCGACTACATCATTTGATGGCTGATCAACAGAGTCCTCCATCCCTCTGCCAActgtaaaacaaaaagaggcagacacattttacaagATGAGAATTACACAGATGGGAAAGtattgtaagttgctttgagtatcagctaaatgtaaatgggaacaatcaatcaataatatgAATATGATGAGAGGTTTTCTTACTGCAGTAATAAGAGAGATTTGTCCAGAGGGTCATAACTGCTCCGTGTGATGCCTGAGCTGTGAGATTGGAGCTCTCTAATGTCTGTTTCTCAGCTCTAAAAGAAGAATGATCATCATCTATTGAACATGTAGTGTTCAAATGTTGCCCCACCATGGTTCCCAGTGGTATTGCAGTCTAAGGGCAGCTGTGTATTCTGTCTTgtgcgttaaaaaaaaaattgattgaAATGCCTAAATGCAAGATACATTTGGACAGTAATATTATTTCTTATGACTCACTAGTAGACCTTGGCTCTTGCAGAGGTTCAGTTACTTTACAAACACAGGAATGAAGGAATTGATGCTTAAAATAGTGACTATTTATGGAATCATAATATATGGatatatgtattaaaaaaaatatatgtatttattgaatTACTTAAATTCTGTGCAGAATTTAAGGAAGAAGAGTAAGGTGTGATGTATGTCATCTCATGTCACGTCATGTCAGTTTTTGTATGACAGTTTGCCAGTTTCCTTCACTGTGGGCTTCAGGGCACAGTAGTAGAGAGCAGAGTCTGAGAGTTTAGCAGAGGAGATGTCCAGAAACATCTGATTCCTCTCCTTATTCATTCTCCCAGAGAATCGTGGTTCCACATCTGATTTTTCTGTCTTATCAGGACTAGTGATGAACAAGAGAAAGTGGGGTGCTGATCGTGGATACTGGCGATACCACTGTGGTGTTGCACCTCTGTCAGAGTAGCTACAGGATAAGGTGACATTAGATCCGTTTTCAGTGTAACTTTGATTTTGGTTTGATGTGATTTTTATTACCCA from Clupea harengus chromosome 25, Ch_v2.0.2, whole genome shotgun sequence harbors:
- the LOC116219585 gene encoding uncharacterized protein LOC116219585, translated to MSLQPPKKSLLQRVKPPGNKITPNSVELNTVERDNLTLSCNYSSGNYLQWYRQYPRSAPQFLLFITSPDKTDKSDVEPRFSGRMNKERNQMFLDISSAKLSLLSTTVLIWVIKITSNQNQSYTENGSNVTLSCSYSDRGATPQWYRQYPRSAPHFLLFITSPDKTEKSDVEPRFSGRMNKERNQMFLDISSAKLSDSALYYCALKPTVKETGKLSYKN